In Pseudoclavibacter sp. Marseille-Q3772, the sequence GCGCGCGTTCGAGGTCGCTATCAAAGAGAACGGACGTGCGCAGGTACCACTCGGTGGCCGACATTTGTGAGCTGTTGAGTTCTTCGAGGTCGGCGGCAACGAGATCGTGCAAGCGTTCGCACAGGCCGGTAACTAGGGCGTCGCGATTCGGAAAGTGATAGAGCAATCCGCCCTTGGAGACATTCGCGGCCTGGGCCACCGCATCCAGGGTTGCCGCACGATCTCCCTCGCGCAGTACTAGTTCGCAAAACGCATCAAGCAGCTGTTCGCGACGAGAGGGTCGCGTCGTTGATTGCGGGGCGTCTTTACCTTGCGTCATGGCATCACTGTAACGAGCGGAAACTTGACAATTGGTAACTGTACCGACTAGACGGTTACCTAGAGGAGGTATTCGTGACGTATGCGACGAAGCATGCGCAGCGAACAAACGATATGACTAACCGCACCCCAACCGCATACTGGATTGACCGCGCTCTGGCGAGAGCAACACATCCGAAGTTGCGCGGGCACGTCACCGCAGATCTGTGCATCATCGGCGGTGGATACACCGGATTGTGGACCGCGATCCTTGCGAAGCGGCGCAACCCAGATACCCGCGTAGTAATCCTGGAGGGGAACACCGTCGGGTTCGCCGCCAGCGGTCGTAACGGCGGATTCGTAGAGCCGAGTATCGGACACGGTATGGGCAATGTCGCTTCGCGCTGGCCAGACCAAGCGCGGGACATCGTGCGGATCAGTCGCGAGAACTTTCGTGAAATGGAACACGATATCCGCGAACTCGGCATCGATTGTGACTGGGATGAATCCGGAGCACTCTGTTTTGCCCGCACTCAGACTCAAGTAGCCGACCTTGAGGCGGGCGTTGAGGAATGCCTGACCTATGGTGAAGCTGCCGAGTTCATTGGCCCGGAGAAGATCCACGAGGTAACCAAATCGCCCGCGTA encodes:
- a CDS encoding TetR/AcrR family transcriptional regulator, yielding MTQGKDAPQSTTRPSRREQLLDAFCELVLREGDRAATLDAVAQAANVSKGGLLYHFPNRDALVTGLCERLHDLVAADLEELNSSQMSATEWYLRTSVLFDSDLERAHNTLIRLAPAYGELVRKTLRECRERWYEPVLNELQDESLATAVLLLGDGIAHSAEVDGEDAGKSRYSSEATAVELAKYINGLRMLRE